A region from the Streptomyces lydicus genome encodes:
- a CDS encoding (Fe-S)-binding protein: protein MRIALFATCLGDTLFPEAVKSTAVLLARLGHDVVFPPQQTCCGQMHVNTGYQREPVPLVSNFAEQFGDPSIEAVVMPSGSCAGSVRHQHELVAARYGDAALRAGVAAVKTKTYELSEFLVDVLDVTDVGAYFPHRVTYHPTCHSLRMLRVGEKPLRLLRAVEAIDLVELPEADACCGFGGTFAVKNAGTSSAMLRDKMDHIAGTGAEVCTAGDSSCLMHIGGGLSRIKSGTRTLHLAQILAATRTAPHVLTEAAR, encoded by the coding sequence ATGCGCATCGCGCTCTTCGCCACCTGCCTGGGAGACACGCTCTTCCCGGAGGCGGTGAAATCCACCGCGGTCCTGCTGGCCCGTCTGGGGCACGACGTGGTGTTCCCGCCGCAGCAGACCTGCTGCGGCCAGATGCATGTCAACACCGGCTATCAGCGGGAGCCGGTGCCGCTGGTATCGAACTTCGCCGAGCAGTTCGGCGACCCGTCGATCGAGGCGGTGGTGATGCCGTCCGGGTCGTGTGCGGGCTCGGTCCGCCATCAGCACGAACTCGTCGCCGCACGCTACGGGGACGCCGCGCTGCGCGCCGGGGTCGCGGCCGTGAAGACCAAGACGTACGAGCTGTCCGAATTCCTCGTCGACGTACTCGACGTGACCGACGTCGGCGCGTACTTCCCCCACCGCGTGACCTACCACCCCACCTGCCACTCCCTGCGGATGCTGCGGGTGGGCGAGAAGCCGCTGCGGCTCCTGCGCGCCGTCGAGGCCATCGACCTGGTGGAACTTCCCGAGGCCGACGCATGCTGCGGCTTCGGCGGCACCTTCGCGGTCAAGAACGCCGGCACGTCCTCCGCGATGCTGCGGGACAAGATGGACCACATCGCCGGCACCGGCGCCGAGGTGTGCACGGCGGGCGACTCGTCCTGTCTGATGCACATCGGCGGCGGTCTCTCACGTATCAAGTCCGGTACCCGGACACTGCACTTGGCGCAGATCCTCGCCGCCACCCGCACCGCACCCCACGTCCTGACGGAGGCCGCCCGATGA